One window of Streptomyces sp. SUK 48 genomic DNA carries:
- a CDS encoding acyl-CoA dehydrogenase family protein: MRFLPDAEQRAFTGVLDALLTAADTPAVVREWGRGEHARGRALWARLGKAGVFGLAVPQEYGGAGRRPVELALAFVELGRHAVPGPLVETVVAAVLLDAPPYAGRFLPGLAAGEEAATVAPPGGLALDGDAAALRLALTPGGLYLAKPGPVRASLDPARRLTPLAPDGAPLLTAPPCERALGWARLAVAAQALGVGLALLDRTVRYVGQRTQFGVPVGSFQAVKHRLADAKTALEFARPLVLGAAVSMRPADVAAAKLRACEAAYTTARTALHLHGAIGYTAEYDLSLWLTKARALRTAWGTPEECRALVLADALGEVAP; the protein is encoded by the coding sequence ATGCGCTTCCTGCCCGATGCCGAACAGCGGGCCTTCACCGGCGTGCTGGACGCCCTGCTGACGGCGGCGGACACCCCGGCGGTGGTCCGGGAGTGGGGCCGTGGCGAGCACGCGCGCGGGCGGGCGCTGTGGGCGCGGCTCGGAAAGGCGGGGGTGTTCGGGCTCGCGGTGCCGCAGGAGTACGGCGGGGCGGGGCGGCGCCCGGTGGAACTGGCCCTCGCGTTCGTGGAGCTGGGGCGGCACGCGGTGCCCGGCCCGCTGGTGGAGACGGTCGTGGCGGCGGTGCTCCTGGACGCGCCGCCGTACGCCGGGCGCTTTCTGCCGGGGCTCGCGGCGGGCGAGGAGGCGGCCACCGTGGCGCCGCCCGGCGGTCTCGCCCTGGACGGGGACGCGGCCGCGCTCCGGCTCGCGCTCACCCCCGGCGGCCTGTACCTGGCGAAGCCGGGGCCGGTGCGCGCGTCCCTCGATCCGGCCCGCCGGCTGACCCCGCTCGCCCCGGACGGCGCGCCGCTGCTCACCGCTCCCCCCTGCGAACGGGCCCTCGGCTGGGCCCGGCTGGCCGTCGCCGCCCAGGCCCTCGGTGTCGGCCTCGCGCTGCTCGACCGCACGGTGCGTTACGTCGGGCAGCGCACCCAGTTCGGGGTGCCCGTCGGCTCCTTCCAGGCGGTCAAGCACCGGCTGGCCGACGCGAAGACGGCCCTGGAGTTCGCCCGGCCCCTCGTGCTGGGCGCGGCGGTGTCGATGCGTCCGGCGGACGTGGCCGCGGCCAAGCTCAGGGCGTGCGAGGCGGCGTACACCACCGCGCGGACGGCGCTGCATCTGCACGGCGCGATCGGCTACACCGCGGAGTACGACCTCTCCCTGTGGCTGACCAAGGCCCGTGCGCTGCGCACCGCGTGGGGGACGCCCGAGGAGTGCCGGGCGCTGGTCCTGGCCGACGCCCTCGGGGAGGTGGCGCCCTGA
- a CDS encoding glutamate synthase subunit beta, translating to MADPKGFLNHGREVATTRPVGERVQDWNEVYVPGSLLPIIGKQASRCMDCGIPFCHNGCPLGNLIPEWNDYAYREDWAAAYERLHATNNFPEFTGRLCPAPCESACVLGINQQPVTIKNVEVSIIDKAWEGGHVAPSIPERLSGKTVAVIGSGPSGLAAAQQLTRAGHTVAVYERADRIGGLLRYGIPEFKMEKRHINRRIEQMRAEGTRFRTGVEVGRDLSARDLKKRYDAIVIAAGSTTARDLPVPGRELKGVYQAMEYLPLANKVQEGDYVAPPVTAEGKHVVVIGGGDTGADCVGTAHRQGAASVTQLEIMPRPNDERHPTGQPWPTFPILYKVTSAHEEGGDRIYSASTTHFEGDEEGNVQWLHIAEVEFVDGKPTQKPGSERRIPAQLVTLAMGFTGTDRENGLVEQFGLDLDERGNIARDADFQTNVPGVFVAGDAGRGQSLIVWAIAEGRSAARGVDRYLTGASDLPAPIRPTDRALAV from the coding sequence ATGGCTGATCCGAAGGGCTTCCTCAACCACGGCCGCGAGGTCGCCACGACCCGTCCCGTCGGTGAGCGTGTCCAGGACTGGAACGAGGTCTACGTCCCCGGCTCCCTGCTGCCGATCATCGGCAAGCAGGCCAGCCGGTGCATGGACTGCGGCATCCCGTTCTGCCACAACGGCTGTCCGCTCGGGAACCTGATCCCCGAGTGGAACGACTACGCCTACCGCGAGGACTGGGCCGCCGCCTACGAGCGGCTGCACGCCACCAACAACTTCCCGGAGTTCACCGGGCGGCTGTGCCCCGCGCCGTGCGAGTCGGCGTGCGTGCTCGGCATCAACCAGCAGCCGGTCACCATCAAGAACGTCGAGGTCTCCATCATCGACAAGGCGTGGGAGGGCGGGCACGTCGCCCCGAGCATCCCCGAGCGCCTGTCCGGCAAGACGGTCGCGGTGATCGGCTCGGGCCCCTCCGGCCTGGCCGCCGCCCAGCAGCTGACCCGGGCCGGCCACACGGTCGCCGTCTACGAGCGCGCGGACCGCATCGGGGGCCTGCTGCGCTACGGCATCCCCGAGTTCAAGATGGAGAAGCGGCACATCAACCGCCGTATCGAGCAGATGCGCGCGGAGGGCACCCGCTTCCGCACCGGTGTGGAGGTCGGCCGCGACCTCAGCGCCCGTGACCTGAAGAAGCGCTACGACGCGATCGTGATCGCCGCCGGCTCCACCACCGCCCGCGACCTGCCCGTCCCCGGGCGGGAGCTGAAGGGCGTCTACCAGGCGATGGAGTACCTGCCGCTGGCCAACAAGGTCCAGGAGGGCGACTACGTGGCCCCGCCCGTGACGGCCGAGGGCAAGCACGTCGTCGTGATCGGCGGCGGCGACACCGGCGCGGACTGCGTGGGCACCGCCCACCGGCAGGGCGCGGCCTCGGTCACCCAGCTGGAGATCATGCCCCGCCCGAACGACGAGCGGCACCCGACCGGGCAGCCCTGGCCCACCTTCCCGATCCTCTACAAGGTCACCTCGGCCCACGAGGAGGGCGGCGACCGGATCTACTCCGCCTCCACCACCCACTTCGAGGGCGACGAGGAGGGCAATGTGCAGTGGCTGCACATCGCCGAGGTCGAGTTCGTGGACGGCAAGCCGACCCAGAAGCCGGGCAGCGAGCGCCGCATCCCGGCCCAGCTGGTCACCCTGGCGATGGGCTTCACCGGCACCGACCGGGAGAACGGTCTGGTGGAGCAGTTTGGTCTAGACCTCGACGAGCGCGGTAACATCGCCCGCGACGCCGACTTCCAGACCAATGTGCCGGGGGTGTTCGTCGCCGGTGACGCCGGCCGCGGGCAGTCCCTCATCGTCTGGGCGATCGCGGAGGGCCGCTCGGCCGCCCGCGGCGTCGACCGCTACCTGACCGGGGCCAGCGACCTGCCGGCCCCGATCCGCCCGACCGACCGCGCGCTCGCGGTCTGA
- a CDS encoding VWA domain-containing protein encodes MAAISLRKVEETAPALVGAYRSAGVSLRKHGLDGLRAAVYLVLDHSGSMRPYYQDGSVQALADRVLGLSAHLDDDGRVPVVFFSTDIDAVTDIPLARHAGSVERIVAGLGHMGKTSYHLAMDAVIDHYLDSGATDPALVVFQTDGGPINKLAAERYLCKSAKLPLFWQFIGFGDPHSKQFDFLRKLDELPVPGKRIVDNAGFFHAGEDPRRVPDTELYDRLVGEFPSWLSAARAAGVVRPS; translated from the coding sequence ATGGCCGCGATCAGCCTGCGCAAGGTGGAGGAGACCGCGCCCGCGCTCGTCGGCGCCTACCGCTCGGCCGGGGTCAGCCTGCGCAAACACGGCCTGGACGGACTGCGCGCCGCCGTCTACCTCGTCCTCGACCACTCCGGCTCCATGCGCCCCTACTACCAGGACGGCAGCGTCCAGGCGCTCGCCGACCGGGTGCTCGGGCTGTCCGCGCACCTGGACGACGACGGCCGGGTGCCGGTGGTGTTCTTCTCCACCGACATCGACGCCGTCACCGACATCCCCCTCGCCCGGCACGCGGGCAGCGTCGAGCGGATCGTCGCCGGGCTCGGCCACATGGGCAAGACCAGCTACCACCTGGCGATGGACGCCGTCATCGACCACTACCTGGACAGCGGCGCGACCGATCCCGCCCTGGTCGTCTTCCAGACCGACGGCGGCCCGATCAACAAGCTCGCCGCGGAACGCTATCTCTGCAAGTCCGCCAAGCTCCCCCTGTTCTGGCAGTTCATCGGCTTCGGCGACCCGCACAGCAAGCAGTTCGACTTCCTGCGCAAGCTCGACGAACTCCCGGTGCCCGGCAAGCGGATCGTGGACAACGCCGGCTTCTTCCACGCGGGCGAGGACCCCCGGCGCGTCCCCGACACCGAGCTGTACGACCGTCTCGTCGGCGAGTTCCCCTCCTGGCTGTCGGCCGCGCGCGCCGCGGGCGTCGTCCGCCCCTCCTGA